Sequence from the Deltaproteobacteria bacterium genome:
ACCTTGAAGTCGAGATTTTTCTCAAATCTGAGATCCCTGAAAGTGATGATTCCCAGAAGGGTTTCGTCCTCGGTGGTAACCGGAAGTCCGGTTATGTTCTGTTTGAGCATAATATCGAGAGCGTCTCTTACTCTGTGTTCCGCGCGCACCGTGAGCGGGTTTACGATCATCCCGCTCTCGTATTTTTTCACCTTATTCACTTCGGCGGCCTGTTGGTGAATCTCCATATTTCTATGAATAATGCCGATGCCGCCTTCCTGCGCCATTGCTATGGACGTGCTCGATTCCGTAACGGTGTCCATTGCGGCGCTCAGAAGCGGTATGTTCAGTTTGATGCCGGGCGTAAGCTGTGTGGACACATCTACATCATTCGGAAGGATTTCCGAATAGGCCGGTACTAAAAGAACGTCATCGAATGTTAGACATTCTTCAATATTTTCAATGCGCATATACTTTTACCCTTTACCTCTTGGTTGTTCTTTTCGAGGTTGTTTTTGCCGGAGCCTTCTTTTTCCGGCTGGCGGCGGTCCGGGTATTTGTATCTTCCGGGACTGATATAAGCCTTGCCGGGGTTTTGACTATCTCTATTATCTTCTTTCTCATCTCCGGAAGGGTTACACCGAGTTCAATCTCGATTTCCTGATCTTTTTCCCCCAGGTTAATGAATACCGGCAGCACGCCGACATATGTTTTGGAATCGACCCTTTCAAAACCCAAAGCCTTTAAGAGCTTTTTGGGTAGTGTCGGAAACTCCAAAGTAGCAATCTCTGCCGTTTCCTGGGGCAGGAGACCGTCCTGGCTAACACTGATTTTAAGACGGGTGGATTTCATATATTACCTCGGATGTCATATTTTAAAAACATCCACAATTTTTGAATACAGTTAATCTGCGCGCTCCCATAAAACTTTTAATTTTTCCGGAAATCGGATTGAATGACAACGCTTTATGTCGGCTATTAAAAAAGTAATTGTACTTGAGTCAATAGAATATATCAAGATGAGTCTTCTCTGGGCTCTCCGCCGTGCTACGGCAATAAAACGGGAAAATTCAGTTTGACACAGGATCCTCGTAATCAGCGATCCTCAGATTGTACTTAAGTCCCAGCACCCTGCTCTGAGGGAGAAAAACGGAGTAAAAGGGTATCGATTCCCCCGGCTGTATGTTGTAATTGAGGCCTGCCAGCTTGTTCGTATTGTAATAGTCTATATTGCCGTTCTTTTTCTTGAGTTTTAAAAGAACGTCCTGAAGAGGCGATACTTTGAGCTCGTTTTCCGTAAATGTATTGCCGGCGTATATGTCATTTTCGAAAAGAATTTGCCCGGCGGACAGGAATTCACTATGTATCTTTACAAAATGTACCGGATGGCGCGCCCTGTTCGTAATTTTTCCCGAAACAATATACAGGGGTCCGTTTCTGGTATTCATCCATCTCCCCGCGTGTTCGGTTATGATGACATCGTTGTGCGCTCTCTCGCTCAGGTCAAGCGGAATTATGGATTGCGCGAGATTGCGTACTTTCTCGGAAGTTTCCTTCGGAATTACCCCGGTGTTAAGGAGTATTATGTAAGATGCGGTTATTATGACTATGAGAACCGCCGCCGCGATAATTCCGTATGCGATACCCCGGAATGCGCCTCCTCCGGATTTGGATCTTGAGGTATGAAGTCCCCGTGATTGGTAGGGGGACCTACGGGATGCGCCGGAAAACCCCTTTTGAGAAAGCGGATTGTTTGAGAGTACATCCATATCTATTGCCAGCTTCTCGGATGATTTACGCCGATACGATGCGCCCGCTTTTTCTTCTTTATACGAATTGTCGTTTAAATCAGCTTCTTCATCATCGATGGCTCTCGTTTCCCTGTCCTCGCTATCCATGCCTCCGTCTTCGTACCGCCCCCCCTCTTCATCCTCGAAAAGCCGGGGTGTGGTGTCGGGAACTTCTACGGGTTCGCGGTCGATTCCCAGTTTTTCCCAGTTAAAGTATTGGTCCTCCGTGTCTGTATCGGGCGAGTGGCTTATTTCAAGCTCTTCGGTTTGTTCCTCGGATTTGCTAATGCTTACAAAATCCTCCCAATTTCCCCCGTCCCCGGTTGCCAGGTCGTCTTTGAGATCATAAGTGAAATCCTTTGATTCGTTTTCCTTCTCCCTTCCGGGCGGCCCCTCCTTCCCTGAAGCATCGCCCGTCCGCTCGTCATCGGTCAACGCATAGCTATCATCCGCGCCGGCCTCTTGATCGCTTTTATCCGCCGCGGGAGATTTATGTCCCGGTTTATCCACTTCGCTGTCAGTCAACGAGTCCTGCTGTTCGTCGCTTTCTTCCCCGTAGGATATCTCTATCTCCCCGGCTGAGAAGGCGTACCCGCAATCGGGACAAGTGACCTTGCCTCCGGGGGTTGTAATTTCGGAGTCCTCTATCTTAAATTTTCTCCTGCACTTTTCGCACTGAATTATCATTCGCTCTTAAGAACCCCGTTATATTTCTAATAATATGAAGTCGTTACATTATAAAAATTAATGCTAACTTGAAGCCGAGTCAATACTTTACAGGCCGGCTTCGAGCATAAGCCGTATATCCGCCCGGACGCTTCGGCGGTCTCCGCGTAATTATATTCAAAATTCCGTTTTTGATATGATATTCTTATGCTCGTACGTTTAAATATAATATGAATAATTCTATACTAAATTTTCAATCGGCGTGTCCGTTTTACATAAACGTATTACTCCTCTTATTCCTCCTGATAATTATCTCGTTTAAACCTGCTTTCCCGGTGGAAGAGGAAACCGTTGAAAGAGCGCAGTATCATATGGGCACGCACGCCGGAGTACTAATCCGGGGCGGGACCAACGATGATGCCGACGCGGCTTTTTCAAGGATAGGGGAGCTTGACGGAAAGCTCTCCGATTATAAGCCCGATAGCGAAATATCGAAAATAAGCAGAATGGCCGGCATTGAGCCTGTCAGGGTGAGCGGGGATACCAGAGATGTCCTGGAAATTGCCCTGTCTGTCGCGGAGGATACCGGAGGCGCGTTCGATCCGACAATCGGCGCCCTTACAATAGGGGTTTACCGCTTCGGCAGGGAGGACGGCCCTCCGCCCGAAGACAGGGATATTGAGAAAGCGAGGGCTTTGGTCGACTACAGGATGCTTAAAATTGACGGTGACCGTGTTTATCTGGAAAAAGAGGGTATGATGCTCGATCTCGGAGGCATCGGCAAGGGTTTCGCCGTTGAGGAGGCGGTAAAGGTTCTAAAGTCTAGGGGAGTAAAGAAAGGCATCGTCTCCCTTTCCGGCGACATCAAGGTTTTCGGTAATGACATTGAAATCGGTATAAAGAACCCCGAAGAAGAGGGGATAATCGCCTCATTCAGGACCGGCACGGATGACCTCGCTATATCTACGAGCGGGGGTTATGAAAGGATAATTGATCCGGGTGGAAAGGCCTATCATCACTTAATCGTATCCGAAACTGGTAAACCGGGCCGCGAGTTCCTCAGCATGACGGTAGTTCTCAGGGGAAACAGCGCTCTGGTTGACGCCTACGCGACTTCTCTCTATGTGATGGGAAAGGATAAAGCGTTTCAGTTTCTGAAGGATCACCCGGAAATCGGTGTTTTTGCCGTTCTTCAAAATGGGGACGTTTACTACAACGAGGCATTCGCCGGAATTGTCCATAGTCTGAATGTCCCGTGACCCTCTCTATTTGTCGGAGCCGCTTTTTTGGGATATTGCTTCTCAAGTGCGCCCGGCAAAGTTTTCATCAACGCCACGGGTCTCTATTACTATCGGCCCGCGAGCCGCCGAATATTTGACAAAACTAGCTTGTCGCATATATTGTAAATCTGATAACCTGTATAATATTAAATAAAGATAATTCTTTAGGGATGAGGTAGAGAATATTATGCCCATTTGCTCGATTGAAGAAGCGGTTTCTGATATTAGAGAGGGGAAGATGGTAATCCTTGTCGACGACAAGGACAGGGAGAATGAAGGCGACCTTGTTGTTGCCGCTGAGTTCGCGAATCCCGAGACTATCAACTTTATGGCCAAGCACGGAAGGGGTCTTATTTGTCTCGCGTTGTCAAAGGAAAACGCGGATCAGATCGGACTCCAGCCTATAAAGCCGGAATACAATCCGGTGCCGCAGTACACGGCCTTTACCATTTCGATAGACGCCTGTAACGGCATTACGACCGGAATTTCGGCTTACGACAGGGCCTCGACCGTAAAGCTTGCGATTTCCGAGGATGCGAGACCGGATGACTTTATACGGCCCGGACACGTGTTCCCCCTGATCAGCAGGCGCGGGGGGGTTTTGGTCAGGGCGGGGCATACGGAGGGCTCGGTAGATCTGGCGCGCCTTGCGAACCTCAGGCCGGCCGCGGTAATTTGCGAGATTATGAATGACGACGGGGACATGGCGCGGCTCCCCGATCTGGAGAAATTCGCCGAAACCCACGGCATCAAAATAGCCTCTATAGCGGATCTGATCAGTCACCGTCTGAGGGCGGAAAGCCTGGTTAGGAGGGCGGCTTCGGCTGTCATTCCAACTGAGTTCGGCGAATTCGAGACCATAGTTTATGAAAGCGATATAGACCCCCAGCATCACGTGGCTTTCGTAAAAGGGGATATCACGCCTGACCAGGGGGTACTTGTAAGGGTTCATTCCGAGTGTCTTACAAGCGATGTTTTCGGCTCACTCAGGTGCGACTGCGGACCACAGATAAAACAGGCCATGCGTATCATAGAAAAGGAGGGTAAGGGGGTTATCCTATATATGAGGCAGGAGGGGAGGGGCATCGGTCTTGTAAACAAGATAAAGGCATATGCGCTCCAGGACGACGGGTTCGATACAGTCGAGGCGAATGAGAAACTCGGCTTTAAACCGGACCTGAGAGATTACGGGATAGGCGCCCAGGTTCTTCTCGACCTGGGGGTCAGGAAAATGAGGCTTCTTACCAATAATCCGAAGAAGATTAAGGGTCTTGAGGGGTTCGGGCTTCAGATAGTGGAGAGAGTGCCTATCGAGATTCCGCCTAACGGAAGGAATTCTAATTATTTAAAGGTTAAGAAAGATAAGCTGGGACACCTTCTTTCAATGGTTGACTGACAAGGAGATAGCCATGCCTGAAACTTATGAAGGGAAGCTGGATGCCAAGGGGATTAAGTTTGCGGTTGTCGTAAGCAGGTTTAACGATTTTATCACCGACAGGCTCCTGAGCGGCGCGGTTGACGTCCTTATGAGGCACGGGGCGTCGGAGGGCGATATTGATATTATCAAGGTTCCCGGCTCCTATGAGCTGCTTTATGCGGTGAAAAAAGCGGCCGAAAGAAAAAAGTACAATGCCATAATAGCGTTAGGGGCTATTATCAGGGGGGAGACTCCCCACTTCGACTATCTCTCCTCTACGGTTACAAGGGAAATAGTTTCTATAAGCCTCGGTCAGGACGTGCCGGTCACCTCAGGCGTACTTACAACGGAAACACTTGAACAGGCCATTGAGAGAGCAGGTTCAAAAGCGGGGAACCGCGGTGCGGAGGCCGCTTTTTCAGCAATTGAAATGGCTAATCTTACTAAAATACTTTCCCGAAAAAGGTAGTTGCCTTCCATATGGGTAAAAGGAGACGCGCTAGGGAACTTGCGCTCCAGTTTCTATATCAGTACGATGCTTTGCACGAGTTCACGGGAGACTTATCCGGGCTTGAATCGGACCTCTCTATCTTTCTGGAGGGAAGCGGTATAAGCCTTGATGATGAGATGAGGGAATTCTCCACCCTGCTTATAAAGGGAACCTGCAAAAATCTTCCCGGTATAGATGAAATTCTCGGACGGTTTTCGGAACACTGGCGTCTGTCGAGGATGTCGAACATAGACAGGAATATTTTACGCGTGGCCGCCTACGAGCTGATTTACTTGAGCAACATACCTCATGCTGTTACCATAAACGAGGCCGTTGAGCTGGGAAAGAGGTTCGGTACCGAGGAATCCGGGTCTTTCATTAACGGGATTCTGGATAAAATCAGGCTTGCCCAGGATAAAGGTGAAATCTGATATGATGAAAGAAGCCATAGCCAAAGTTGTGGAACGAATCGACCTTGAGGAAGACGAGATGTCCGAGGTCATTGAGATGATGATGGAAGGGGAGGCGACTCCGGGTCAGATTTCCTCCTTCCTTGTCGCGCTCAGAATGAAGGGAGAGTCCGTGTCCGAAATAACCGGCGCGGCAAAGGTGATGCTGGATAAAGCGGCAACGCTCAGTTCTTCCCGTGAAGTCATAGTCGATCTGTGCGGCACGGGCGGGGACAGCCAGGGAACGTTTAACGTCTCGACCGCCGCCTCTTTTGTCGTGGCGGGCGCCGGGGTGCCCGTTGCGAAGCACGGCAATCGCTCGGTATCCAGCTACGTCGGAAGTGCGGACGTTCTCGAAGAGCTCGGTGTCGATATAAATCACTCTACGGAACTGGCGGAGCGTATTCTCGATGAAGCGGGAATCGTATTCCTGTTCGCCCCTCTCTACCATCCGGCGATGAAAAACGTGGCAGGTCCCAGAAAGGAGATAGGGATAAGGACCATATTCAATATACTGGGCCCGATAGTCAATCCGGTCGGGCTAAAGCACCAGGTTATAGGCGTCTACGCTGAAGTGCTGCTCGACCCGGTAGTCAAGGTATTGAGAAACCTGGGGCATAAAAGCGCCATGGTTGTTCACGGCATGGATTCCCTGGATGAAATGACGGTAACGGGCAAGACTGTTGTGGCGGAGCTTAAGGACGGCATGGTGAAAAAGTATAATTTCGAACCTTCGGACCTGGGGTTCAAAAAAAGGAGCATAAGCGAGCTCAAGGGCGGGCGTACCGCAAGGGAAAACGCCGATATTGTACTATCTATACTAAGTGGCGAGGAGAAGGAGGCCAAAAGGGACATAGTCCTTCTCAATGCGGCTGCCGCGATCTATGTTTCCGAGACCAGCCCGGATATGAACGAATCTCTCGAGCGGGCTCAGGAATCACTCGACTCGGGAAAGGCTATGGCAAAGCTTCAAGAGCTCGCCAGGCTTACAAGTAAATCATAGCCTGATTTAGGCTTGTATAATGAAAGGCACGATTCTCGATACGATTCTCGAAAATAAAATAAGTGAAATAGATGAGGCCAGGGAATCCCTCCCGCTTCAATCCTTAAAGGAGCTGCTCAAGGATTCTGAAGCCCCCCGGGATTTCTTCAGGGCCATACGTCCCGGAGGCGCGCTTAAAATTATCGCCGAAATAAAACACGCCTCCCCCTCAAAAGGGGTGTTCAGAGAGGATTTCGATCCCGTTAAAATCGCCCGCAGCTATTCGGACGCAGGCGCCTCGGCACTGTCCGTTCTCACGGACGAGAAGTTTTTCAGGGGCAGTTTGACCTATCTGAGGAAGGTGAGGGAGGCAGTCGGTATCCCCCTTCTGCGTAAGGATTTCATAGTAGATCCGTATCAGGTCTACGAGGCCCGGTATTACGGCGCGGACGCGGTTCTGCTCATCGTGGCGGCGCTCGGGCAGGATATGTTAGAGGAGCTTCTTGAGCTGACTCACTCTCTCGGTTTGAACGCGGTAGTCGAGGTTCACAACGAAGGCGAGCTTGAGAGGGCCCTTCAGGCGGGCAGCAGAATAATCGGCATCAACAACAGGGACCTCCGGACATTCGAGGTTGATCTCGGTGTCTCGGCCAGGCTTGCTAAAATGATACCCCCGGAAATAATCGTAATTGCCGAGAGCGGCATAGGGTCCTCTCGTGACATCGGGAGCCTGAGGGAGGAAGGGGTCCATGTGTTTCTTATAGGCGAGACCTTTATGAAAGCCCCTGACCCGGGAGCAGAGCTTAAAAAACTGATTTCTTCCTGCTGAGGGAGGGGGGAGCTTTCTAAATACCTTGTTACGGTCTATCTTTTAATGATTGATTATCCGGTATTTAAAGCAGAGAGTGTTAAAATCGGTTCATGAGCGATCCCAGGAAAAAGAGGAAAAACCCCTACGTCGCGCTAATTTTGTCCGGCGTTCTGCCCGGTCTC
This genomic interval carries:
- a CDS encoding zinc-ribbon domain-containing protein, with the protein product MIIQCEKCRRKFKIEDSEITTPGGKVTCPDCGYAFSAGEIEISYGEESDEQQDSLTDSEVDKPGHKSPAADKSDQEAGADDSYALTDDERTGDASGKEGPPGREKENESKDFTYDLKDDLATGDGGNWEDFVSISKSEEQTEELEISHSPDTDTEDQYFNWEKLGIDREPVEVPDTTPRLFEDEEGGRYEDGGMDSEDRETRAIDDEEADLNDNSYKEEKAGASYRRKSSEKLAIDMDVLSNNPLSQKGFSGASRRSPYQSRGLHTSRSKSGGGAFRGIAYGIIAAAVLIVIITASYIILLNTGVIPKETSEKVRNLAQSIIPLDLSERAHNDVIITEHAGRWMNTRNGPLYIVSGKITNRARHPVHFVKIHSEFLSAGQILFENDIYAGNTFTENELKVSPLQDVLLKLKKKNGNIDYYNTNKLAGLNYNIQPGESIPFYSVFLPQSRVLGLKYNLRIADYEDPVSN
- a CDS encoding FAD:protein FMN transferase codes for the protein MNNSILNFQSACPFYINVLLLLFLLIIISFKPAFPVEEETVERAQYHMGTHAGVLIRGGTNDDADAAFSRIGELDGKLSDYKPDSEISKISRMAGIEPVRVSGDTRDVLEIALSVAEDTGGAFDPTIGALTIGVYRFGREDGPPPEDRDIEKARALVDYRMLKIDGDRVYLEKEGMMLDLGGIGKGFAVEEAVKVLKSRGVKKGIVSLSGDIKVFGNDIEIGIKNPEEEGIIASFRTGTDDLAISTSGGYERIIDPGGKAYHHLIVSETGKPGREFLSMTVVLRGNSALVDAYATSLYVMGKDKAFQFLKDHPEIGVFAVLQNGDVYYNEAFAGIVHSLNVP
- a CDS encoding bifunctional 3,4-dihydroxy-2-butanone-4-phosphate synthase/GTP cyclohydrolase II, giving the protein MPICSIEEAVSDIREGKMVILVDDKDRENEGDLVVAAEFANPETINFMAKHGRGLICLALSKENADQIGLQPIKPEYNPVPQYTAFTISIDACNGITTGISAYDRASTVKLAISEDARPDDFIRPGHVFPLISRRGGVLVRAGHTEGSVDLARLANLRPAAVICEIMNDDGDMARLPDLEKFAETHGIKIASIADLISHRLRAESLVRRAASAVIPTEFGEFETIVYESDIDPQHHVAFVKGDITPDQGVLVRVHSECLTSDVFGSLRCDCGPQIKQAMRIIEKEGKGVILYMRQEGRGIGLVNKIKAYALQDDGFDTVEANEKLGFKPDLRDYGIGAQVLLDLGVRKMRLLTNNPKKIKGLEGFGLQIVERVPIEIPPNGRNSNYLKVKKDKLGHLLSMVD
- the ribH gene encoding 6,7-dimethyl-8-ribityllumazine synthase; the encoded protein is MPETYEGKLDAKGIKFAVVVSRFNDFITDRLLSGAVDVLMRHGASEGDIDIIKVPGSYELLYAVKKAAERKKYNAIIALGAIIRGETPHFDYLSSTVTREIVSISLGQDVPVTSGVLTTETLEQAIERAGSKAGNRGAEAAFSAIEMANLTKILSRKR
- the nusB gene encoding transcription antitermination factor NusB, producing the protein MGKRRRARELALQFLYQYDALHEFTGDLSGLESDLSIFLEGSGISLDDEMREFSTLLIKGTCKNLPGIDEILGRFSEHWRLSRMSNIDRNILRVAAYELIYLSNIPHAVTINEAVELGKRFGTEESGSFINGILDKIRLAQDKGEI
- the trpD gene encoding anthranilate phosphoribosyltransferase translates to MMKEAIAKVVERIDLEEDEMSEVIEMMMEGEATPGQISSFLVALRMKGESVSEITGAAKVMLDKAATLSSSREVIVDLCGTGGDSQGTFNVSTAASFVVAGAGVPVAKHGNRSVSSYVGSADVLEELGVDINHSTELAERILDEAGIVFLFAPLYHPAMKNVAGPRKEIGIRTIFNILGPIVNPVGLKHQVIGVYAEVLLDPVVKVLRNLGHKSAMVVHGMDSLDEMTVTGKTVVAELKDGMVKKYNFEPSDLGFKKRSISELKGGRTARENADIVLSILSGEEKEAKRDIVLLNAAAAIYVSETSPDMNESLERAQESLDSGKAMAKLQELARLTSKS
- the trpC gene encoding indole-3-glycerol phosphate synthase TrpC, yielding MKGTILDTILENKISEIDEARESLPLQSLKELLKDSEAPRDFFRAIRPGGALKIIAEIKHASPSKGVFREDFDPVKIARSYSDAGASALSVLTDEKFFRGSLTYLRKVREAVGIPLLRKDFIVDPYQVYEARYYGADAVLLIVAALGQDMLEELLELTHSLGLNAVVEVHNEGELERALQAGSRIIGINNRDLRTFEVDLGVSARLAKMIPPEIIVIAESGIGSSRDIGSLREEGVHVFLIGETFMKAPDPGAELKKLISSC